ctacttcctctacatcgacgcgcgctacttcgcgagagttccttcgacttctcagcgtcttcttccacTGCGCAGCgtgtcgagtggtaacgatctatgatctaatacttgcatggttcctggtttacgcgatagaaaattttaatttatactatggtagcctacgcgtatcccaacaggtGTCAAAGCTCTGAAATGTTTTGAAAATTATGGGGCTTAGAAACATCATGCTCTGACTGTCAATTAGAAATCTATCATTCGTTGATTCAGAGAAATGTATTTTTGAAATGCTATTTACAGATGTATCATGTTTTTTGATCTGACACTATTTTTTTCCCTAGATGGATCTATTTGTTTTTGCTGAAATGCTCACCCTCTAGGTTTTACCCTTCTAGAACTGTGCCATGTGCCCATCTATTTTTATCatctctaaaaataaaaatgtcagCACACATATAATAGATCGTATGTAAGTTTGTAAACATTATTTTTGCTGAATACAGATATACCATTTCTACAAGGCTTGTCAGCAAGTAGATAGAAACGGTGAATGCTGTTGTTTATTTTCCAGCTTCTACCTGCCAAAATATGAATAAGCCAATTGGCTGGGCTAGAAAACACAGTGCCTAGATTTTTCCTAAAACAACTGGATCAAGAATGAGCTCTCATTTTTTGGATGTAATGCACCTGGTTTATTTCCATGGTTGGCTGCGTTCCTTCCAcaaggttcccaacccctctcctcgttttccgcgcgcacgtttttcaaactgctaaatggtgcgttttttttcaaaaagtttctatacgaaagttgttttaaaaaatcaaattaatccatttttttaaaaaaattagctaatacttaattaatcacgcgctaatagaccgctccgttttccgtgcggtcgAGTTGGGTTCCTAACCCCAAGTATCAAACGCAGCCTTACGCCATGCTTAGTTCCGaaatattttttcaaacttcaacttttcatcacatcaaaacttttctacacatataaacttccaactttttgcgtcacatcgttccaattttaaccaaacttctaattttggcgtgaactaaacacaggcTTAATGTGCCTGCATTTTTTGGTGAATGgagatatatataaatatcaatTATATGATGGCACAAATAATGTGCATACATGGGATGTTTTTGTGTCTGGAACACCGCCGCAAGTACTTGTCTGAAGCTATctattttttaaggaaaaactaTGTATATTTTTGGAAATGTATTTACAAATAGTGAAGGCTACTGTCTGAACTAATGACATGTCTCAACGAATGACATATTTTTAGGTTACCTGATATATCTACATATCATTTTTGGAATATTTTCACATGGTGATTGAAGATATATTCATTTTTGTAGTGTAAGCTTGGTGATatattaaggctgtgttttgttcacaccaaaattggaagtttggttaaacttggaacgatgcgacggaaaagttggaaatttgtgtgtgtaggaaaattttgatgtgatgaaaaagttaaaagtttgaagaaaaaatttgcaactaaacacggcctaaagatatacttcctccgtccaaaataagtgcagttttacactattaacgttcaacgtttgaccgtgtTGGTTGGTTGGTCCAATTGACTAGCATCTTTTGTAGCATGTGTGGAGTAGTTTGTGGGTGTGTGGTATCCCATGGCAGTTGTGTCTCCCCATGGATGGAGAGGCCCTTGTATATCCTCAATGGTATCAATAACTTTCGTTACTGCTGCCCTTATCGCTATCTTAACTGCCGCTGTAATATTAGTCTTGAAAGCTCTCTTGAATAGGTTAGATGCGTGAATAGCAGTTTGCATGGTGCTTATGTCAACGAAATCTGATATGGTAGGCAAAATCTCATCGATCCGATCGAATCCATCCTGAACGGAAGATTTCAACTCCTCGTATGCCTGTTTTATGTTATCACATATACCACATGTTAGTTTAAAATCCCTTGATCATATGAAAATTACAACTTAATGAAGAAACAATCAAGTAACATAGCATACGGATGGTTGACATACCTGTGACCCGACACTTCTATGTACGTCTAACGAAGAGAAGTGTGATACCAggaattttattaaatttttacTGCCATCAATGGCTCTAGATGGGATCTTCGAACAGGAGCATAAGTTTAGGGGAGATAGCTCTGGCACATGGGGGTTGTTTTCTCTTGGATCCTTCATCAACTGAACAGCATGTATGTTGGAAATTAGCTAAATTTTGCAGCCAGAAATAGGCATATTACGGCCAGGGTATCGTACAAACCTGGAGTTTCCCATATCGAGGGAAGGGGAATCCTGGGTTATGTTTACTAACTACATCTTGTTGAATCATCCTAGCAATTTGATCATCCTCAAACTGAGAAATGTGACATGTTTTAACACATGTCATCCCAACCTTCCGGAACAGGAGATTTCTCAAGTATTTTACCTGAAAAAATGATTCACAAAGACAATATGTGTGTTGATTATATGCTGCATTAACAAGTCAGTTTTAAATGCTAACCATTAGAAAGATGATACACCCGTTAATGGATAGTTGAGCCTTATTTGGAAAGCAGGTGGGCATTGATTCTGCTGCTTTCTTCACCTCATCTACAACGAATTGGGACCAGTTGTACTGTTTTATATTGTCAACATCAGAAACAGCCATAATATACCTAGGAGATATGAAGTTTGCACAAGATTGCGGTGCCAAAAGCTTCGTTGTGACATAAAGCACAAAAGCCGCCATGAAAACCCTCTTTTCATCTATTGTCATGGGATAACCATACTGCTTCTTTAGGATTCTCTTTAAGAGTGATATTTTCAGGTGTGAAAAGTTTGGTATCTTAAATATTTCACACAATATTTGTTTCTTCCCATCCAATTCATCTTGAGAGCAAGGGATAATAGGTTGACCTGAGCATGGCAAGCCAAAAACTGCATTCACATCATTGGAACCGAATGGCAACTCCTGGTTGACATCTTTAACAATAGCGCATGATTTCGGATCAACTTTGCTCAGTAGCCATGCCCCAAACTGCCTGTTTACCTTAGTAAGCTTGATATCCAAAAGTCCATCAAATCCAATTTCACCAATCAACTCCTTCCTATCATCGAATTCTTTAATGATATTCACTACGCATTTGGGCTGACACTTGCAGTTGATACCAAAGATAGTGTTGTCTTTCTTCTGTCTATTTAAAACTCTGCTTTGCCGATACCTGGATACCACCCGTGCAACAGTCTTATTTAGGCTGCCTCTTGTGCCAGAAACCTTCAAAGCCTGCAgataattagtttttcatttcaTAAATAGACAATACTACATGGACCAGTGTATTTAAAAATTCAACATATACttctgttttaaaaaaaacagcatacACTCATATATGTATGGAAAGATGAAGTACATAATACTGCGTAGCAAATTCTACCTTTGTGTACcctctaaataaaaaaaaatcatgtgtacTGACAGAAAAGTCAGTATATGCACAGTTTAGAGCATACTACTGTATGTAAAAAATCAGCATATACCTCTCTGTGTAAAAGTGCAGTATATACTTCTTCGTAACAAGGTCCAGTATGTAAACCACTATGGAAAAGCCTCTGTATATATGTGGAAAAATGCAGTATATGCTATCTTCTAGAAAAGTTCAGTATGTACCACATAGAAAATTCAGTACATACTATATGCTGTCGTATAACAAAGTTCAGTACAAAGCCTCCCATAGAAAAATTCAGTATATCTGTGAAAAATTCAGTAAATACTGGTGCGTATCAAAGTTCAGTCTATAAATCATTGTGGAAAGATTCAGTATACATGTGGAAAATGCAGTATATGCTATCGTCTAACAAAGTTGAGAACAAAGCTCCCCACATAAAAATTCAGTATATACTATCGTCTAACAGAGAGTTCAGTAAGAACCCTGCCACACCAAAATTCATTACATAATACCGTCTAGCAGATTCCAATAAGTATCCCTCCAAAGAAAAAATGAGTATATACCGTTGAAAATTCAGTACGTACTACcatctatatttttctttaggGGGGTGGGGGCTAAAACAGCATTTACTTCATCAACCCAAAAAAACATCATATGCACTAAAAGGGGAAAAATTAGCATCTGAAACTGAGAGCGTACATGAACCGAACTATACACCTAATCCCTCTCTACAGGCATACATATATTCAATTTCAGGAGGCATACCTTGGACTGTGGTGACAAACTGATTTTCCTGTGACCCTGCGGCGAAGGAGAAAATTTTAGGCAACGTGTCTTGATCTTGCCGTACAAAAATAAACGAATACTAACCTGCTGCTTTGGATGAAATCCATTGCTATGGCCCGTCGGTTTTGCCATGGTTGCCCCGCTCCTGCATTCAGCCGACTCCAGATCAATTACTTCTGCTTCAGGAACACATGCTGTTGAGAGAGGAGCCATcgctggaggaaggggaggagtcaTCACTGGAGGAAGGAACGAGCTGCTATCTCTGTACCGCTGCCAGCCATCCAGTCGCCGCTGAATCGCTGGTCCATCGTCGCGCTGGTccgtcgccacgccgccccCCAAAACCCTAATTTTCGGGATAAGCAGTTCGGCCTGTTGGGAGCAAACCCCAAATTACGGGATAAGCAGTCTGTCttttaattagaaaaactaaTCGGATCCACCGAGCCAAACCCGTTATGAtgagggagggagtacatatcTGATCGATCAGATGAACGGTGGATGGGAGAGGGAGTACGTACTCCCTAGGAGTATAGAACCattttcacacacacacacacacacatacatacatatacatacatatatatatatatatatgtatgtatgtatgtataggACGTGTCTACAACGAGACCGTTCTCTGTATGGTCATAACCAGCTACCTCAATCGCTTATCCAGTTGCTACTAGTATACTCAAAAGTGcatgtatttttcttcttcttatggAATTTTCTTTTAGATTACCCATCCgatttacgatccgattacaccattgtgttcataacaattaaatctttataacaagatctcacatgactatattttttatgaaaaaatagaaattacttttatagtatatctaaattacttttagagttcattaaattacttcttagccataaaagtaatttaataaagCCTGGAAGTAATTTAcctatattatagaagtaacttaaaacaaaagtgAGTGAAGTAACATGTTACGACATTAAAAGAAATCTGTACATtcatgttgtgagttgtttattttataatcatttttagtcaaTGATGTAATTTATGCTgatcaaatttaatttctatataaactcatGTTTTTACCTCCATAACGGATTTACTTTAATGTCATGATAaggttattttctttttgttctaagttacttatatattaatatatgtaaattacttttaggctttattgaatttactttatggatctaagaagtaatttagtgaaatctaaaagtaatttagatatattatgaaagtaatttctaatttttcatcaaaatataatcatgtgagatcttgttataaagattcaactcttacgaacacaacggtgtaatcggatcgtagatcggatgattagtttaagagaaaattatttttgaagccGGCGTAGCGTAGAGCATCACATGGCTTCCAATTTGGATTACTCTAGATGATGCCACGTCCACGAATCACCAGGCCATGTTCGGACGCACCAGCGCTTGTTGGATCGGACGGCCGATGAGCGTGTCGCGTGATAAGACAAAACAGAGAGTGCACGCGATTTAGATtctgccatatatatatatatatacatatatatatatatatatatatatatataatatatatatatatatatatatatatatatatgtatatatatatatatatacatatatatatatatatacatatatatatatatacacacgtacGTTTTTCATTCATAACCATGTCGATGACAATCAGAAAATTGGAACATCTTAAATGTAATAGCGCAACCTCGATGATGGCAACCTTACGATGTTTgctttacctaaaataattgaattatttatataacaacatgcatataatctaaaatattcttttaatatCATTCTTGCAACCAATCAAATCCTACACTGTCTCGTATGgtcaagtctacacaaaatagagtcactgtgcactcttctctaaataacaattaaaatatgtttattttctaaGATTATTTCCATATAATATGTTATCAAGAATAATAGCTATACTTCACAAAAATAATATGATAATTGCCTACAAAAATGTGCAGGGTCTCCACTACAGGAGAATAGATGACAAATAAAAGTCGTGTAAGAGATGGAAAAAAGTGGATGGAGCCTATCCGACCAAGTATCCATCAATTTAGCGTTTTTTTCTAACAGTTTTTTTCctcatatgctttttttttttgcttttttacagacgatggaaatatttttttctcgcgtgtttttttTCGGACTATGGAACTTTTTATTCTAACGTGTTTtcttttgcgcttttttctggCATTTTTTTCCTCACGCgtttttttaaaaccgttttaATTTTCTCGcacattttattcttttttaatatacaaTAGAAACTTctatagttagattagattagattagagataaagAAGAGATATAAACGGACTACTAAAACGATGAATAGAAATTAGACTTTTTTCCGCCGTGCTTTTTTctgccctttttattttttttctcgtgcatttttttagaacggtttttttcaccactttatTATAGTGTCGGACCTTTCTAGACATAataggatttgattttttttttaccgcgtcacatataatttatttttctttgtaatcagacttttttttatttttttcgccctttttttaccgcgtcgacggagtcggattcgtttcgatttttcttcctttttttgccttttttttggatcggacatatttgttttttgtttcgccccttttttttatcagactttttttcattttttcgcCCAGTTTTTTTGCTCGGTTTATTTTCACCCGgtcgattttttttaccttgtcacatataattcctttttctttggaatcggacaattatttaaatttttttcgccctttttttaccgcgtcgacagagtcggattcgtttcgatttttcttcctttttttttgccttttttttggatcggacatatttgttttttttcgcccCGTTTTTTTATCGGACTTTTTTTCGCCCAGTTTTTTTGCTCGGCTTTTTTTCGCTCGGTCGCTTTTTTTTTACCGTGTCATatataattcctttttctttggaatcggtcaattttttaaatttttttcgcTCTTTTTTTACTGACTGTTTCGTTTTTTCCGCTTTTTTTTGcctcgttttttttttgatcggaaatttttttctccctttttcgcTTCGATTTTTTTTGGATCAGACTATTTTTTCGCCAGGTTTTTTCGCTCGTTTTTTTCGCCCCGTTCCTATTTTTTTGGacagaattgtttttttttgccttttttttagctccgttttttttatcagacattttttttctcccgttTTTTTTTCACTCCGTTTTTTGGTCGGACTTTTTTTCGCCCGGGTTTTTTCACTCGGTTTTTTGgccctttttttttgacggacgacCGAAGTACCTcttagtagagatagagaagagatagaagTAGAAGTAGAGATAGtgatagagatttttttttcgcccttttttttggcacggaatcggattatttttttctccctttttttatcGGACATTTACCGTTTTTTTCTCGCTCGTCCGGATTTTTCGCTGGTTTTTTGTCGCCATTTTTTTTCACGGAATcggattatattttttttcacggaatcggattatttttttcgcccttttttctATCGGACAGTTACGGTTTTTTCGCCCGATTTATTTTCACCGGTTTTTTGACAGACGATGGAagcatctcttatttttttaagtatatatatatatatacacttaaatttacatatataggacactcatatgaggcaccatggtgcccgggcaccatgatatctaatgcacaaaatcactcaaaattttcaaaattttcaaattgtgagtatatacctagttataataattcgattcatacctatacctatcaacaaaacaactcaaatttaactttatttcataatccatgattacatacctaactaattatatgtatggatgctatatacctagaatcaaaatctaacaaaaacaagttcaaattcagttcaaacttgctttgaactagttagtgaagtggttaatgttaatacctaagtaactGAAAAagattcatactcatttgaattaggtatatactcaatttcaacaatggtgcccggacaccatggagcaccaaacaaatttacatatatatatatatatatatatatatatatatataatctctcctcctcccgcctcctGCCTCCCAtcgctccttcctccctccccctcccagcgattctcccccttccccctcccgatcgctcctcctccccctccccgatcgctcctcctcctctcctccccctcccagcgatcctcgccctcctctcctccccctcccgatCGGGATACCTCCCCCACGATCGCTCCTCCTCCtgattttttctctccttcccatctctcatttttccttctattattttctttttttataaaaattaaaaataaattgatgaaTTCATTACTTGAACCCATGAGCTCATGGTTCATGGCAAGCTCTCTTAACTAAATCACCATATGACAATTTGTGAATAGAAAAAATTGTTTGCATGCTTTGTATGTCTATTCAGATTATGTGAGAACCAGTTATGTTACTGTAATAATTACATTGTTACTATGAGTCAGCAGTAACATTATCCCAGAAAGGTAGTAACATGATACGTTACTACAAAATCAGTAGGTTGTTACTGCAAaatttataggttgttactgcacttttaGCAGTAACAACATGGCAAAATTTGTagtaacagagaacatgcatagtaacAGTGGTACTACAGTAGTAATGTTTTTTAgagctaaaatattttaaatcttaatATTTAGAGAGTAGTAACGGTTAGGAAACCGCCGGCCCACGAAGGCCCGGCCCGGTTACCCACTAATTGGGCCCATCACTAAACATGAAAAGGTGGAAGAGGGAATGGCTATAAATAAAGAAGTAGAGAGGAGGATTGTATACTTGAGAATGCAATGGATGAATGAGAAAGGATAACACACCCTCATATCTTTTTGTAGAATTACGGGACCCTCTTGGACTACTTCGTGTAGCAGAAGGGTTGCGTAATACGTTATCAGCACGACGTTCTACCGGAGACCGAGAAAGAAAAAGGGTAAGAACTTGCAGATCCGCATTGCATCTCGCCGATCTATCGCGAAAACGAATTCCTCTTTTCGTTCTTGTTCCGTTTTTGCGATTTTCGTCCAACACCACCATTGCCGACTTGAAGTCGCCGGCATCTTGCCGATTGGTTGCGAGTCCTTTCGAGGCTGCCAAGAAGTCGCCGGCATGATTGACGAATCGCATCGGAACTAGCCATGCATCACGCCAACATTGTGTGATAGCAAGGTTGCACCATGCACAACGGTAGCGAGATGGCCGCACCTCGCCGTGCATCGGCCGCATTCTGCAAGATGCCGTGCCACTGCCACAGACGCGCCATGACCGGAGAGGAATAgaagaagaaaagcaaaagaaaaggagagagatgcaATCCGAGCGCCCATCCGGCCGCGCCGGCCAACGGCTTGCCGTGTCGCACCGCCTGACAGCCGCTCGCCGCGTCGTCTGCCGCCGCGCACAACACCGCCCCGCCGGCCGTCGACCTCACCGCCAGCAGAGGCTCTGGTGCTCGGCCGAACCGGAGCCAGAGCCGCCCACGCTCGGGgccgccgcgcctgccgccgcaCGGGCGCGTCCCGCCGCCGTCCACTCGTCTCGTCCGCCTCACTCACCCGCATCACCGCGCCCGCGCAGGGCCGCGCCGCTGTGCCGCGTGCCGGAGCAGCCTGGCTGTCCGCCACGCCCGCGCAAGCCTTATCCGGCCGCCGCACCATGCCGCGCCTGCCCGGCCGCACCGCCCGCAGGACGGCCGGAATCGTGCATGCCCCGAAGAAGAAAGAGAacggggaagaaaaaaaaatgaaacgaaaaagaagggagagaaggcCGTCGATGGCAACGCCGGCTGCCGTGTTGCCGCCGACCGTGCCGACGCCCGGCCTCTGCGCCACCGAATAGAAGGGCAGGAGGcagcaccggccgccgccgtcgcacctGCGCCGCCCGGCCGCACGCCTTCGTAGCCGCCGCGCTGCCTGCACTGCCCGGCCgcacgccgccatggccgccgcatcgccgccgcacgGTGCTCGCCTGGCCGCACCGCCACGCGCCCCTCCGCTGCGCCGTCGTGTGCCGCTCCGGATGGCCACCACGCGCCGTACCGCCGGCCGGCGCGCCTACCGCCTCACGGCCGTGGCCGCTTGGCCGCCTCGCTGCCGGCCGCCAGGCCGCCGTGCCGGTGCCGCCCGCGCCCTCCCCTGCTGCGCCTGCCGCCTCAGGGCCACGCCGcttggccgcctcgccgccgaccgccgggccgccgtgccggcgccgcccggcaGCCGCATATGGCAGGCGGCGCCATCGGCGGAGGAAGGGGGAAAGAAAgtaaggaaagagaagaaatggaaagaggaggagaaaaggaaagaaaaagaaaaagaaaaagaaaaggaaagattcCCCTGTGATTTTGCAAAAATGCCCTTGCTGTTTTCGGAAATTAACTGCATGTTCCCCTGCATTGGAATCTTTGCCTTTTAAACCCTGAACTTTCcagaaaacaagaaaataacCCTCTGCATTTGGGATATTTGTTTGAATGGCATTAGAAATTTGCaaatatcaccaaaatcatATTCTCGCGTAAAAGAGCCACGGGACATTGAATTTCGACCCCGACTTTGCATTTCAAGTACCTTTATTGCTGATGTTTATGATTATGAAATTTAATTATCGCATTTACgattattgattatttgtgatgcttttattacttttaattaatatcgcTGCGATAAAATGTATAGAATTGCATAGAATATATTGGAATTATTTGTGGGAATTTTGTGTACCATTATATTGCAACAATTGTGCATTTTTGCCTGAATCTAATTTTGcgcatatatagaaaaatgacgtGCATCGCGAATTAGAAAATTTGCCGAATCTTGAATACCTCTGACATATTTATTCAATGTCGAAATTACAATAGAGCAAGAAGCTCCATGGTACCATTAATCCAATCACGCTATAGGCATTGACTCGATGAGTTTGATCTAGCATTTCAAACTCTCGCCAGTGCCTCCAAACTACTCTCATGAATGAGTACGCTAAACGAATGAGCGCATTAGCATTTAGAGTATTATGGTATATACATTACCTTTCGTAGAGCAAGAACTATAAGCAAGAACATGTATTTTTCGACTATGATTCACCAAGCAAATGACCCAGAGAGAGTATGGTATTACGATGCATCGCATTTGCATTGAATACCGCTGAAACTCTTAATGTTCTACCCGAACATGACGAAAGTCGCACGCAAGTATTACCAGTACACATACAAGAAGTATGCATAACTAGTCGATAATAGAATCGCGAAACGTTCAGGATAGTGTTCACTAGAAAAGCATTATCTTCCAAAAAAACCAACTAGTACAGTTGATAACGAATTCAACATGAGCAGCTAGCCTGGTCCACTTACCTTAAcggaagaagaggaaaagggggAGTAGAACATAGGTCAAG
The nucleotide sequence above comes from Oryza glaberrima chromosome 11, OglaRS2, whole genome shotgun sequence. Encoded proteins:
- the LOC127754961 gene encoding uncharacterized protein LOC127754961 isoform X1 — its product is MTPPLPPAMAPLSTACVPEAEVIDLESAECRSGATMAKPTGHSNGFHPKQQGHRKISLSPQSKALKVSGTRGSLNKTVARVVSRYRQSRVLNRQKKDNTIFGINCKCQPKCVVNIIKEFDDRKELIGEIGFDGLLDIKLTKVNRQFGAWLLSKVDPKSCAIVKDVNQELPFGSNDVNAVFGLPCSGQPIIPCSQDELDGKKQILCEIFKIPNFSHLKISLLKRILKKQYGYPMTIDEKRVFMAAFVLYVTTKLLAPQSCANFISPRYIMAVSDVDNIKQYNWSQFVVDEVKKAAESMPTCFPNKAQLSINGCIIFLMVKYLRNLLFRKVGMTCVKTCHISQFEDDQIARMIQQDVVSKHNPGFPFPRYGKLQLMKDPRENNPHVPELSPLNLCSCSKIPSRAIDGSKNLIKFLVSHFSSLDVHRSVGSQAYEELKSSVQDGFDRIDEILPTISDFVDISTMQTAIHASNLFKRAFKTNITAAVKIAIRAAVTKVIDTIEDIQGPLHPWGDTTAMGYHTPTNYSTHATKDASQLDQPTNTVKR
- the LOC127754961 gene encoding uncharacterized protein LOC127754961 isoform X3: MAKPTGHSNGFHPKQQGHRKISLSPQSKALKVSGTRGSLNKTVARVVSRYRQSRVLNRQKKDNTIFGINCKCQPKCVVNIIKEFDDRKELIGEIGFDGLLDIKLTKVNRQFGAWLLSKVDPKSCAIVKDVNQELPFGSNDVNAVFGLPCSGQPIIPCSQDELDGKKQILCEIFKIPNFSHLKISLLKRILKKQYGYPMTIDEKRVFMAAFVLYVTTKLLAPQSCANFISPRYIMAVSDVDNIKQYNWSQFVVDEVKKAAESMPTCFPNKAQLSINGCIIFLMVKYLRNLLFRKVGMTCVKTCHISQFEDDQIARMIQQDVVSKHNPGFPFPRYGKLQLMKDPRENNPHVPELSPLNLCSCSKIPSRAIDGSKNLIKFLVSHFSSLDVHRSVGSQAYEELKSSVQDGFDRIDEILPTISDFVDISTMQTAIHASNLFKRAFKTNITAAVKIAIRAAVTKVIDTIEDIQGPLHPWGDTTAMGYHTPTNYSTHATKDASQLDQPTNTVKR
- the LOC127754961 gene encoding uncharacterized protein LOC127754961 isoform X2, producing MDQRFSGDWMAGSGTEIAARSFLQSGATMAKPTGHSNGFHPKQQGHRKISLSPQSKALKVSGTRGSLNKTVARVVSRYRQSRVLNRQKKDNTIFGINCKCQPKCVVNIIKEFDDRKELIGEIGFDGLLDIKLTKVNRQFGAWLLSKVDPKSCAIVKDVNQELPFGSNDVNAVFGLPCSGQPIIPCSQDELDGKKQILCEIFKIPNFSHLKISLLKRILKKQYGYPMTIDEKRVFMAAFVLYVTTKLLAPQSCANFISPRYIMAVSDVDNIKQYNWSQFVVDEVKKAAESMPTCFPNKAQLSINGCIIFLMVKYLRNLLFRKVGMTCVKTCHISQFEDDQIARMIQQDVVSKHNPGFPFPRYGKLQLMKDPRENNPHVPELSPLNLCSCSKIPSRAIDGSKNLIKFLVSHFSSLDVHRSVGSQAYEELKSSVQDGFDRIDEILPTISDFVDISTMQTAIHASNLFKRAFKTNITAAVKIAIRAAVTKVIDTIEDIQGPLHPWGDTTAMGYHTPTNYSTHATKDASQLDQPTNTVKR